Proteins co-encoded in one Paraburkholderia terrae genomic window:
- a CDS encoding cytochrome c has protein sequence MKRKSLFALSAVVVVAAAALVPVLWSGSDYLHNGTAVAATPADQAAMIKKGEYLARAGDCIACHTVRGGKEFAGGLPMATPFGTLFTPNITPDDQYGIGKWSQDDFYRAMHTGRSKDGSLLYPAFPFTSYTKVSRADADAIYAYLRSVPPVAVPSRPHELKFPFNNRNLLIGWRTLFFREGEYKADPTKSVEWNRGAYLIEGLGHCGMCHTSINAMGGPVNSAAFAGGLIPLQNWYAPSLTSNKEAGLGDWDIKDISDLLKTGVSQRGAVFGPMAEVVHNSLQYMSDEDIHAMSTYLKTIPQKDEAPEHLQLETSQQFGSELLKQGQKIYADNCAKCHSENGLGMPPSFPPLANNPSIQMPSAVNPIRMVLNGGYPPSTGGNPKPYGMPPFAQALSNQEVAAVVTYIRQSWGNHGTAVSPQQVSDLRSAPLD, from the coding sequence ATGAAACGCAAGTCTTTGTTCGCGCTTTCGGCCGTCGTCGTGGTAGCGGCTGCCGCGCTGGTTCCCGTCCTGTGGTCGGGCAGCGACTATCTGCATAACGGCACCGCCGTCGCAGCCACGCCGGCAGACCAGGCTGCAATGATCAAGAAGGGCGAGTACCTCGCCCGCGCTGGCGACTGTATCGCCTGCCACACGGTGCGCGGCGGCAAGGAATTCGCCGGCGGCCTGCCGATGGCCACACCGTTCGGCACGCTGTTCACGCCGAACATCACGCCTGACGACCAGTACGGTATCGGCAAGTGGTCGCAGGACGACTTCTATCGCGCGATGCACACGGGCCGTTCGAAGGACGGCAGCCTGCTTTATCCGGCCTTCCCGTTCACGAGCTACACGAAAGTCTCGCGCGCCGACGCGGACGCGATCTACGCGTACCTGCGTTCGGTCCCGCCCGTCGCGGTGCCGAGCCGTCCGCACGAACTGAAGTTCCCGTTCAACAACCGCAACCTGCTGATCGGCTGGCGCACGCTGTTCTTCCGCGAAGGCGAGTACAAGGCGGACCCGACCAAGTCGGTGGAATGGAACCGCGGCGCGTATCTGATCGAAGGCCTCGGCCACTGCGGCATGTGCCACACGTCGATCAACGCGATGGGCGGCCCGGTGAACTCGGCTGCGTTCGCGGGCGGCCTGATCCCGCTGCAGAACTGGTATGCGCCTTCGCTGACGTCGAACAAGGAAGCCGGCCTCGGCGACTGGGACATCAAGGACATTTCCGATCTGCTGAAGACGGGCGTGTCGCAACGCGGCGCGGTGTTCGGTCCGATGGCTGAAGTGGTTCACAACAGCTTGCAGTACATGTCGGACGAAGACATCCACGCCATGTCGACGTACCTGAAGACGATTCCGCAGAAGGACGAAGCGCCCGAGCATCTGCAACTGGAGACGTCGCAACAGTTCGGCAGCGAACTGTTGAAGCAAGGCCAGAAGATCTACGCTGACAACTGCGCGAAGTGCCACTCGGAGAACGGTCTCGGTATGCCGCCGTCGTTCCCGCCGCTCGCGAACAATCCGTCGATCCAGATGCCGTCTGCCGTGAACCCGATCCGTATGGTGCTGAACGGCGGTTATCCGCCGAGCACGGGTGGCAATCCGAAGCCGTATGGCATGCCGCCGTTTGCGCAAGCGCTGTCGAATCAGGAAGTGGCAGCCGTTGTGACGTACATCCGCCAGTCGTGGGGCAACCACGGCACGGCTGTGTCGCCGCAACAAGTGTCCGATCTGCGTTCGGCGCCGCTCGACTAA
- the glpK gene encoding glycerol kinase GlpK has protein sequence MQDQYILALDQGTTSSRAMLFDRKGNVVSVAQKEFKQIYPHPGWVEHDPQEIWATQAGVAAEAVTHAGLNGTSIAAIGITNQRETTIVWDRETGHPIYNAIVWQDRRTADFCDQLKAQGLEQTFRAKTGLPIDSYFSATKIRWILDNVDGAREKARQGKLAFGTVDSWLVWNFTKHELHITDVTNASRTMLFNIHTLQWDDELLDALDIPRSLLPEVRPSSEVYGPTKTTVFASKIPLAGIAGDQHAALFGQMCTRSGMVKNTYGTGCFLVMNTGAKPIESKNNLVTTIAWQIGDQVNYALEGSIFIAGAVVQWLRDGLGIIRSASEIEALARGVEHSDGVYLVPAFAGLGAPHWNARARGTLFGVTRGTTSAHIARAALDSIAYQSVDVLKAMEADSGIHIDELRVDGGACANNLLMQFQADILGVDAVRPQVSETTALGAAYLAGLATGYWKDIDELQSQWKLEHRFSPSMPGDQAKACLDGWQRAIRAAKAWADAP, from the coding sequence ATGCAGGATCAGTACATCCTGGCGCTAGACCAGGGCACCACGAGTTCGCGCGCGATGCTGTTCGATCGCAAGGGCAATGTCGTCTCGGTCGCGCAGAAGGAATTTAAGCAGATATATCCGCATCCTGGCTGGGTCGAGCACGATCCGCAGGAAATCTGGGCGACGCAGGCGGGCGTCGCAGCCGAAGCCGTCACGCATGCAGGCCTGAACGGCACGTCGATTGCCGCGATCGGCATCACCAATCAGCGCGAGACGACGATCGTCTGGGATCGCGAAACGGGCCATCCCATCTACAACGCGATCGTCTGGCAGGACCGGCGCACGGCCGACTTCTGCGATCAGCTGAAGGCGCAAGGTCTCGAACAGACATTCCGCGCGAAGACCGGCTTGCCCATCGATTCGTACTTCTCCGCAACGAAGATCCGCTGGATTCTGGACAACGTCGATGGTGCGCGCGAAAAAGCGCGGCAAGGCAAGCTCGCGTTCGGCACGGTCGACAGTTGGCTGGTGTGGAATTTCACCAAGCATGAGTTGCACATCACCGACGTGACCAACGCGTCGCGCACGATGCTCTTCAACATCCACACGCTGCAATGGGACGACGAGTTGCTCGACGCGCTCGACATTCCGCGCAGCCTGCTGCCGGAAGTGCGTCCTTCGTCGGAGGTGTATGGGCCGACCAAGACGACCGTGTTCGCGTCGAAGATTCCGCTTGCGGGCATCGCGGGCGACCAGCACGCCGCACTGTTCGGCCAGATGTGTACGCGCTCTGGCATGGTGAAGAACACCTACGGCACCGGCTGTTTTCTCGTGATGAACACGGGCGCGAAACCGATCGAGTCGAAGAACAATCTCGTGACGACGATTGCCTGGCAGATCGGCGATCAGGTCAACTATGCGCTCGAAGGCAGCATCTTCATCGCGGGCGCTGTCGTGCAGTGGCTGCGCGATGGCTTGGGCATCATCCGCAGTGCGTCGGAGATCGAGGCGCTCGCGCGCGGCGTCGAGCATAGCGACGGTGTGTACCTGGTGCCCGCGTTCGCCGGCCTCGGCGCGCCGCACTGGAATGCGCGCGCTCGCGGCACGCTGTTCGGCGTCACACGCGGCACCACGTCCGCGCACATTGCACGCGCGGCGCTCGATTCGATCGCGTATCAATCCGTCGACGTGCTCAAAGCGATGGAAGCCGACTCGGGCATTCACATCGACGAACTGCGTGTGGACGGCGGCGCATGCGCGAACAATCTGCTGATGCAGTTCCAGGCTGACATTCTCGGCGTGGATGCCGTGCGTCCGCAGGTCAGCGAAACGACGGCGCTCGGGGCCGCGTATCTCGCGGGACTCGCGACGGGCTACTGGAAGGACATCGACGAATTGCAGAGCCAGTGGAAGCTCGAACATCGCTTCTCGCCGTCGATGCCGGGCGATCAGGCGAAGGCCTGCCTCGACGGCTGGCAACGAGCGATTCGCGCGGCGAAGGCGTGGGCCGACGCGCCCTGA
- a CDS encoding DeoR/GlpR family DNA-binding transcription regulator, protein MTRDPRLTLNARQQELLEWVQRDGFVTVDDLAAHFDVTPQTIRRDVNWLADMNLLRRYHGGASLPTSSENVSYSARQRMFHDEKRRIAALVATHIPDQASLFINLGTTTEEVARALNRHRGLRVITNNLNVASMMSGYPDCEVLVTGGIVRPWDKGIVGELTIDFIRQFKVDFAIIGTSSIETDGTLRDFDTREVRVAEAIIEHSRTVFLAADHSKFGRPALVRQGHLNQIDSLFTDAPPPPDMTETLTNAGTQVYIAE, encoded by the coding sequence ATGACACGAGACCCCCGCCTCACGCTTAACGCACGTCAACAGGAACTGCTGGAGTGGGTGCAACGCGACGGCTTCGTCACGGTCGACGATCTGGCCGCGCATTTCGACGTGACGCCGCAGACGATTCGCCGCGACGTCAACTGGCTCGCCGACATGAATCTGCTGCGCCGCTATCACGGCGGCGCGAGTCTGCCGACCAGTTCCGAGAACGTCTCGTACAGCGCGCGGCAGCGGATGTTCCACGACGAGAAGCGGCGTATCGCGGCGCTGGTCGCCACGCATATTCCGGATCAGGCGTCTCTCTTCATCAATCTCGGCACGACGACGGAAGAAGTCGCACGCGCGCTGAACCGGCATCGCGGGCTGCGTGTGATCACGAATAACCTGAACGTCGCGAGCATGATGAGCGGCTATCCGGATTGCGAGGTGCTGGTGACGGGCGGGATCGTGCGTCCGTGGGACAAGGGTATCGTCGGCGAACTGACCATCGACTTCATCCGCCAGTTCAAGGTCGACTTCGCGATCATCGGCACGTCGAGCATCGAAACGGACGGCACGCTGCGCGACTTCGACACGCGCGAGGTGCGCGTCGCGGAGGCGATCATCGAACATTCGCGCACGGTCTTCCTCGCCGCCGACCATTCGAAATTCGGCCGCCCGGCGCTCGTGCGCCAAGGGCATCTGAACCAGATCGACTCTCTCTTCACCGACGCGCCGCCGCCGCCCGACATGACGGAAACGCTGACGAACGCGGGCACGCAGGTCTATATTGCCGAGTGA
- the copC gene encoding copper homeostasis periplasmic binding protein CopC, translated as MTFSLLSRLPLRWLAACGVTLAVASNAFAHATPTSRDPAPDAEVAAPSAVTIHFSEPLEPAFSKLALVDANDKPAASAASQVDPQDTKTMHLALQPLTPGRYTVQWTAVAEDGHRTKGSYAFSVK; from the coding sequence ATGACTTTCTCCTTGCTTTCCCGCTTGCCGCTTCGCTGGCTCGCGGCGTGTGGCGTGACGCTCGCCGTCGCGTCGAACGCCTTTGCCCACGCGACGCCCACGTCGCGCGATCCCGCGCCTGACGCTGAAGTCGCCGCGCCCTCGGCTGTGACGATCCACTTCAGCGAGCCGCTCGAGCCGGCGTTCAGCAAGCTCGCGCTCGTCGATGCCAACGACAAACCGGCTGCTTCAGCCGCCTCGCAGGTCGATCCGCAGGACACGAAGACCATGCATCTCGCGCTGCAGCCGCTCACGCCGGGGCGCTACACGGTGCAATGGACGGCTGTCGCCGAAGACGGACATCGGACGAAGGGCAGTTACGCCTTCAGCGTCAAATGA
- the trhA gene encoding PAQR family membrane homeostasis protein TrhA has protein sequence MQIGERLNSITHLVGAVLSVAGLATLVTMGALDGDAYKVVSFSVYGAMLCVLYGISTMYHSVRRPRLKAILQKCDHSAIYLLIAGSYTPFTLVTLRGPWGWSLFGVSWGLAALGIVQELTLGRRTRSVSMVLYVLMGWLALVAVRPLVTALPAAGTAWLLAGGIIYSAGIYFFINDERIRHGHGIWHLFVLAGSLCQFVSVARYVA, from the coding sequence GTGCAAATCGGGGAGCGTCTGAACAGCATCACCCACCTCGTCGGCGCCGTGCTGTCGGTGGCGGGGCTGGCGACGCTCGTGACGATGGGCGCGCTCGACGGCGATGCGTACAAGGTCGTGAGCTTCAGCGTCTATGGCGCGATGCTCTGCGTGCTGTACGGCATCTCGACGATGTATCACAGCGTGCGTCGTCCGCGTCTGAAGGCGATCTTGCAGAAGTGCGATCACTCTGCAATTTATCTGCTGATCGCGGGCAGCTACACGCCATTCACGCTGGTCACATTGCGTGGGCCATGGGGATGGTCGCTATTCGGAGTAAGCTGGGGGCTGGCGGCGCTCGGAATCGTGCAGGAACTGACGCTCGGGCGACGCACCCGCAGCGTATCGATGGTGCTGTATGTGCTGATGGGATGGCTCGCGCTCGTTGCCGTCCGTCCACTGGTCACTGCATTGCCGGCCGCGGGTACGGCCTGGTTGCTGGCTGGCGGAATCATCTATAGCGCAGGCATCTACTTCTTCATCAACGACGAGCGCATCCGGCACGGACATGGCATCTGGCACCTGTTCGTACTCGCCGGCAGTCTGTGTCAGTTCGTCAGCGTCGCGCGTTATGTCGCATGA
- the glpD gene encoding glycerol-3-phosphate dehydrogenase codes for MTQDSIYDLLVVGGGINGAGIARDAAGRGLSVLLCEQDDLAAHTSSASTKLIHGGLRYLEYREFGLVRKALQERETLLRAAPHIMWPLRFVMPHMPDLRPAWLIRAGLFLYDHLARRELLPGSRGIDMRKHPAGKPLIDSIKRGFVYSDGWVDDARLVVLNALDAQERGATILTRTKLTGATRVNGEWHAQLLRADGSTSTVRARSIANAAGPWVGDLLRGPLAREANYSVRLVKGSHIVTRRLFEHDHAYIFQNPDKRIIFAIPYERDFTLIGTTDLEYNGDPSKVAIEPSETQYLCDSINRYFKQHIAPRDVYWTYSGVRPLLEDENADNPSAVTRDYRLEIDAPAGEAPLLSVFGGKITTFRKLAEEAVDDLARVLQHDKPTWTAGAPLPGGDIAHADFERFATQFAQQHAWLPAALARRYARAYGTRAERVIGAARSLADLGQQFAPGLYEAELRYLRETEWATTARDVLWRRSKLGLHVEPGTLENVTRDIDAWFTRATTKQHA; via the coding sequence GTGACGCAAGACTCCATTTATGACCTGCTCGTCGTCGGCGGCGGGATCAACGGCGCGGGTATCGCGCGCGACGCTGCGGGCCGCGGCCTGTCCGTGCTGCTGTGCGAACAGGACGATCTGGCTGCGCATACATCGTCGGCCAGCACCAAGCTGATTCACGGCGGCCTGCGCTATCTGGAATACCGCGAGTTTGGGCTCGTGCGCAAGGCGCTGCAGGAACGCGAGACACTGCTGCGCGCCGCGCCGCACATCATGTGGCCGCTGCGTTTCGTGATGCCGCATATGCCCGATCTGCGGCCCGCGTGGCTGATCCGCGCCGGTCTCTTTCTATATGACCATCTCGCGCGCCGCGAATTGCTGCCCGGTTCGCGCGGCATCGACATGCGCAAGCATCCGGCGGGCAAGCCGCTAATCGATTCGATCAAACGCGGCTTCGTCTATTCGGACGGCTGGGTCGACGACGCGCGCCTCGTCGTGCTGAACGCGCTCGACGCACAGGAGCGCGGCGCGACCATTCTGACGCGCACGAAGCTCACAGGCGCGACGCGCGTGAATGGCGAATGGCATGCGCAACTGCTGCGCGCGGACGGCTCCACTTCGACAGTGCGCGCGCGTTCGATCGCGAACGCCGCTGGCCCGTGGGTCGGCGACCTGCTGCGCGGGCCGCTTGCACGAGAAGCGAACTACAGTGTGCGACTCGTGAAGGGCAGCCATATCGTCACGCGCCGCCTGTTCGAGCACGATCACGCCTACATCTTCCAGAACCCGGACAAGCGCATCATTTTCGCGATCCCTTATGAGCGCGACTTCACGCTGATCGGCACGACGGACCTCGAATACAACGGCGATCCGTCGAAGGTCGCGATCGAGCCGTCCGAAACGCAGTATCTGTGCGACTCGATCAACCGTTACTTCAAGCAGCACATCGCGCCGCGCGACGTGTACTGGACGTACTCCGGCGTGCGTCCCCTGCTGGAGGACGAGAACGCGGACAACCCTTCCGCCGTCACGCGCGACTACCGGCTCGAAATCGATGCGCCGGCGGGCGAGGCACCGCTACTGTCGGTGTTCGGCGGCAAGATCACGACGTTTCGCAAGCTCGCGGAAGAAGCCGTCGACGATCTCGCGCGCGTGTTGCAGCACGACAAGCCAACCTGGACTGCGGGCGCACCGCTGCCGGGCGGCGATATCGCGCACGCGGACTTCGAGCGCTTCGCGACGCAGTTCGCGCAACAGCACGCATGGCTTCCTGCCGCACTCGCGCGCCGCTATGCGCGGGCTTATGGCACGCGTGCCGAACGCGTGATCGGCGCCGCGCGCTCGCTCGCCGATCTCGGCCAGCAGTTCGCGCCCGGGTTGTATGAAGCGGAACTGCGCTATCTGCGCGAAACGGAATGGGCGACGACGGCGCGCGACGTGCTGTGGCGCCGTTCGAAGCTCGGCCTGCATGTCGAGCCCGGCACGCTCGAAAACGTCACGCGCGACATCGACGCGTGGTTCACCCGCGCGACAACCAAGCAGCACGCCTGA
- a CDS encoding CopD family protein has translation MRVDGLWIGQVAMAALMNVAFAFAVGSALLSAWLVNDAQAKIAPARPAWLRAQRSMQASAIVLVLADLGWLLYQAAEMAGVRLPEAFGVVPTMLSQTHVGFGWSVAFAGALVLLLVSFARQTNVLRNALLWLAVIAIAGGKATLGHAADAGVASAAIGMHTLHVLTTSVWGGLVLAAGFSVLPALGTSIARGVLIRTATQLSNVSLVAVVFVLLSGVFNAARGSGNSFLAIETSTWGHVLMLKLALVALALVLGGLNRFSALPRLRRTASTMDAHTFANLLYLEALAMLGIFAAAAVLSHSVPGFAALG, from the coding sequence ATGAGAGTCGACGGATTGTGGATCGGGCAGGTCGCGATGGCCGCGCTCATGAACGTCGCGTTTGCGTTTGCCGTCGGTTCGGCCTTGCTCAGCGCGTGGCTCGTCAACGATGCGCAGGCGAAGATCGCGCCCGCGCGTCCCGCATGGTTGCGCGCGCAGCGGTCGATGCAGGCTTCCGCGATCGTGCTGGTACTCGCCGATCTCGGTTGGCTGCTCTATCAGGCGGCCGAGATGGCGGGCGTGCGCTTGCCGGAAGCGTTCGGCGTCGTGCCGACGATGCTGTCGCAAACGCACGTCGGCTTCGGCTGGAGTGTCGCGTTTGCAGGCGCGCTCGTGCTGCTGCTCGTGTCGTTTGCACGGCAGACCAATGTGTTGCGCAACGCGCTGCTGTGGCTCGCCGTGATCGCGATTGCGGGCGGCAAGGCGACCTTGGGTCACGCGGCGGATGCGGGCGTGGCGTCGGCGGCCATCGGCATGCACACGCTGCACGTGCTTACGACGTCGGTATGGGGCGGCCTTGTGCTCGCGGCCGGGTTCTCGGTGCTGCCGGCGCTCGGAACGTCGATCGCGCGCGGCGTGCTGATCCGTACGGCGACGCAGTTGTCGAATGTGTCGCTCGTTGCTGTCGTGTTCGTGCTGCTCTCAGGCGTGTTCAACGCGGCGCGCGGTTCGGGCAATTCGTTTCTCGCGATCGAAACGAGTACCTGGGGGCACGTGCTGATGCTCAAGCTCGCGCTGGTTGCGCTGGCGCTGGTGCTAGGCGGATTGAACCGCTTTTCGGCGTTGCCGCGCTTGCGTCGCACTGCATCGACGATGGACGCGCATACGTTCGCCAACCTGCTGTATCTCGAAGCGCTCGCGATGCTCGGCATCTTCGCGGCCGCCGCTGTCCTGTCGCATAGCGTGCCGGGTTTCGCGGCGCTCGGCTGA
- a CDS encoding c-type cytochrome, which produces MELRVSSRRIFRPLLALLLIGCAGISGAVQAQTQPKAPDTMEARVQGCTACHGSKGQGTDNDYFPRLAGKPAEYLYNQLKNFREGRRKYPPMNYLVTYLSDDYLHDIATYFSQQRPPYPTPSKPTVADSVLARGKEIVLNGDASRQIPACAACHGKLLTGMEPAIPGLVGLHMDYISAQLGAWRSGSRHAIEPDCMHTIATRLTDADVNAVAAWLSTQQAPQNPVPAPAKSLKTPLACGSEPQ; this is translated from the coding sequence ATGGAGTTACGCGTGTCTTCAAGACGCATTTTTCGACCGCTGCTCGCCCTGTTGCTGATCGGGTGTGCAGGCATATCTGGCGCTGTACAAGCGCAAACCCAGCCTAAAGCTCCGGACACGATGGAAGCGCGCGTGCAAGGCTGCACGGCGTGTCACGGTTCGAAAGGTCAGGGCACGGATAACGACTATTTTCCGCGTCTCGCCGGCAAGCCGGCCGAGTACCTGTACAACCAGTTGAAGAACTTCCGTGAAGGTCGGCGCAAGTACCCGCCGATGAACTACCTCGTCACGTATCTCTCCGACGACTACCTTCACGACATTGCAACGTACTTCTCGCAGCAGCGTCCGCCGTATCCGACGCCGTCGAAACCGACGGTCGCCGATTCCGTGCTCGCGCGCGGCAAGGAAATCGTGCTGAACGGCGACGCGTCGAGGCAGATTCCCGCTTGCGCGGCGTGCCACGGCAAGTTGCTGACGGGCATGGAACCGGCTATCCCGGGTCTGGTCGGCCTGCACATGGACTACATCAGCGCACAGCTGGGCGCATGGCGTTCGGGTTCGCGTCACGCAATCGAGCCTGACTGCATGCACACGATCGCCACGCGCCTGACGGACGCCGACGTGAACGCAGTCGCCGCGTGGCTGTCCACGCAGCAGGCGCCGCAGAACCCCGTGCCGGCACCCGCCAAATCGTTGAAGACTCCGCTTGCCTGCGGCAGCGAACCGCAATAA
- a CDS encoding DEAD/DEAH box helicase codes for MSFDSLGLSEQLVRAVNELGYTSPTPIQQQAIPAVLNGGDLLAGAQTGTGKTAGFTLPILQRLLTMPPAPGGKRVVRALILTPTRELAAQVEESVRAYGKYLKLKSTVMFGGVGINPQIDALRRGVDIVVATPGRLLDHMQQKTIDLSHLEILVLDEADRMLDMGFIHDIKRVLAKLPPKRQNLLFSATFSDEIKALADNLLDSPALIEVARRNTTAESVAQKIHPVDRDRKREMLTHLIKQHNWFQVLVFTRTKHGANRLAEQLTKDGISALAIHGNKSQSARTRALAEFKNNTLQVLVATDIAARGIDIDQLPHVVNFDLPNVPEDYVHRIGRTGRAGATGEAVSLVCVDELQLLKDIEKLIKRAVPQEVIAGFEPDPNARPEPILRRGQGGGGGGGRQPRQGQGQGQRQAQGQQKREGSANGNNGASRGGQRASGDKPKQQAKPQAAKPAQARADGSRHQDNKPRAVAHDGNARAPHAPRKPHGANPGALLGGGGKPRSGAPRGGQRGN; via the coding sequence ATGTCTTTTGATTCCCTCGGCTTGTCCGAACAGCTGGTCCGCGCAGTCAACGAACTCGGCTATACATCGCCGACTCCGATTCAGCAGCAAGCCATTCCCGCCGTGCTCAACGGCGGTGATCTGTTGGCCGGTGCCCAGACGGGCACGGGCAAAACAGCTGGCTTCACGCTGCCTATCCTGCAACGTCTTCTCACCATGCCGCCCGCGCCCGGCGGCAAGCGCGTCGTGCGCGCCCTGATCCTCACGCCGACGCGTGAACTGGCCGCGCAGGTCGAGGAAAGCGTGCGCGCGTACGGCAAGTATCTGAAGCTGAAGTCGACCGTGATGTTCGGCGGCGTCGGTATCAACCCGCAAATCGACGCGTTGCGGCGCGGCGTGGATATCGTCGTCGCGACGCCGGGGCGTCTGCTCGACCACATGCAGCAGAAGACCATCGACCTGTCGCATCTCGAGATTCTCGTGCTCGACGAAGCCGACCGCATGCTCGACATGGGCTTCATTCACGACATCAAGCGTGTGCTCGCCAAGCTGCCGCCGAAGCGCCAGAACCTGCTGTTCTCAGCAACGTTCTCCGACGAGATCAAGGCGCTCGCCGACAACCTGCTCGATTCGCCCGCGCTGATCGAAGTCGCGCGTCGCAACACGACAGCCGAATCGGTCGCGCAGAAAATTCACCCGGTCGACCGTGACCGCAAGCGCGAGATGCTCACGCATCTGATCAAACAGCACAACTGGTTTCAGGTGCTCGTGTTCACGCGCACGAAGCATGGCGCGAACCGTCTCGCCGAACAGCTGACGAAGGACGGCATCAGCGCGCTCGCGATCCACGGCAACAAGAGCCAGTCGGCCCGCACGCGCGCGCTGGCCGAATTCAAGAACAACACGCTGCAGGTGCTCGTCGCCACCGACATCGCGGCGCGCGGCATCGATATCGACCAGTTGCCGCACGTCGTCAACTTCGATCTGCCGAACGTGCCGGAAGACTACGTACACCGTATCGGCCGCACGGGCCGCGCGGGCGCGACGGGCGAGGCGGTGTCGCTGGTGTGCGTCGATGAGCTTCAACTGCTGAAGGACATCGAGAAACTCATCAAGCGTGCCGTGCCGCAAGAAGTGATCGCGGGCTTCGAGCCGGATCCGAATGCGCGGCCCGAGCCGATCCTGCGCCGCGGCCAAGGTGGTGGCGGCGGTGGCGGCCGTCAGCCGCGCCAGGGCCAAGGTCAAGGCCAGCGGCAAGCTCAGGGGCAGCAAAAGCGCGAAGGCTCGGCCAACGGGAACAATGGCGCATCGCGCGGCGGCCAACGGGCTTCGGGCGACAAGCCCAAGCAGCAAGCCAAACCGCAAGCGGCCAAGCCCGCGCAGGCGCGCGCCGATGGCTCGCGTCATCAGGACAACAAACCGCGTGCCGTCGCGCATGACGGCAACGCGCGTGCTCCGCACGCACCGCGTAAGCCGCACGGCGCCAATCCGGGTGCATTGCTCGGCGGCGGCGGCAAGCCGCGCTCCGGCGCGCCGCGCGGCGGTCAGCGCGGCAACTGA
- a CDS encoding ferritin-like domain-containing protein, which produces MHNEAGHVMPWRIEDIDLNRIDRQRAVANEDLLLLLCAASFIESGTDLYTSNLSRFFNGDPEVSAWLNNEWEPEEMQHGRALKAYIAHVWPEFDWDTAFHNFFEEYSKTCDMEDFEKTRALEMVARCVVETGTATLYRAIGVCSDEPVLKEITDNIRTDEVRHYKHFFKYFKKYNKIEGNGRLAVLGALMRRVMEIKNEDSEIALRHVFAIRYPERVNDPVYNRDKAARVNKLVRHNLSADMCVKMLLKPLDLPAKIQPGVHYPLAKITQHVFFR; this is translated from the coding sequence ATGCACAACGAGGCTGGTCACGTGATGCCCTGGCGCATCGAAGACATCGATCTCAATCGCATCGACCGTCAACGCGCGGTCGCCAATGAAGACCTCTTGTTACTGCTTTGCGCAGCCTCGTTTATCGAAAGCGGTACTGATCTTTACACGAGCAATCTGAGCAGGTTCTTCAATGGCGACCCCGAGGTGTCGGCGTGGCTCAACAACGAGTGGGAGCCCGAAGAGATGCAGCACGGCCGCGCGCTGAAGGCGTATATCGCGCATGTGTGGCCCGAGTTCGATTGGGACACGGCGTTCCACAACTTCTTCGAAGAGTATTCGAAGACCTGCGACATGGAAGACTTCGAGAAGACCCGCGCGCTGGAGATGGTCGCGCGCTGCGTCGTCGAGACGGGCACGGCCACGCTGTATCGGGCGATCGGCGTGTGTTCGGACGAGCCCGTGTTGAAGGAAATCACCGACAACATCCGCACCGACGAAGTCCGTCACTACAAGCACTTTTTCAAGTACTTCAAGAAGTACAACAAGATCGAAGGCAATGGCCGGCTCGCCGTGCTTGGCGCGTTGATGCGGCGCGTGATGGAGATCAAGAACGAAGACTCGGAGATCGCACTGCGTCACGTGTTCGCGATTCGCTATCCCGAGCGCGTCAACGATCCCGTGTATAACCGCGACAAGGCTGCGCGTGTGAACAAGCTGGTGCGGCACAACCTGTCGGCCGATATGTGTGTGAAGATGCTGCTCAAGCCGCTCGATTTGCCGGCGAAGATTCAGCCAGGCGTCCATTACCCGCTCGCGAAGATCACGCAGCACGTCTTTTTCCGCTGA